The following proteins come from a genomic window of Proteiniphilum propionicum:
- a CDS encoding Gfo/Idh/MocA family protein translates to MKRKKLKMGMVGGGSDAFIGAIHRRAAFMDNYIELVCGCFSVNPEISRSSGREYFLPDHRIYDSYQEMFEKEMELPVEERMDFVTIVTPNKWHFEPAMMALERGFHVVIDKPMTFSLEEALKLKEKVEETGLVLALTHVYSGYPAVKEAKARIAGGELGKLRKVYVEYTQGWLSQRIELQGGNNAGWRTNPKTTGKAGCMGDIGTHAWHLAEYVTGLKVLEVCADLQTYVEGRLVDDDGASLLRMEKGVTGVLMATQIATGEANNIRLRVYGDKGGLEWRQMDSNRLTLRWGDKPAEELYMGNNEFISKLAKWNTRTPAGHPEGFIEAFANIYRNFALAVMAAESGDNPDELITDFPNVYDGVRGMQFVEMMVQSGSDNNTKWQKWIE, encoded by the coding sequence ATGAAACGAAAGAAATTAAAAATGGGTATGGTTGGCGGAGGAAGTGATGCCTTTATAGGAGCCATACACCGCCGCGCAGCCTTTATGGACAACTATATTGAGCTGGTCTGTGGCTGTTTTAGTGTTAATCCTGAAATCTCCAGAAGTTCAGGCAGGGAATATTTTCTCCCGGATCATCGGATTTACGATTCCTACCAGGAGATGTTCGAGAAAGAAATGGAACTGCCTGTCGAGGAGCGGATGGATTTTGTAACCATAGTCACACCGAACAAGTGGCATTTTGAGCCTGCAATGATGGCATTGGAAAGAGGGTTTCACGTGGTTATAGACAAACCGATGACCTTTTCACTGGAAGAAGCCCTCAAGCTGAAAGAGAAGGTTGAGGAGACAGGACTGGTCCTGGCATTGACCCATGTCTACTCAGGATACCCGGCAGTCAAGGAGGCTAAAGCAAGGATTGCCGGCGGAGAACTGGGTAAGTTGCGTAAAGTATACGTGGAGTATACCCAGGGGTGGCTTTCGCAACGCATAGAGTTGCAGGGAGGGAATAATGCCGGCTGGAGGACAAATCCAAAGACCACGGGCAAGGCCGGTTGCATGGGCGACATAGGAACGCATGCCTGGCATCTGGCTGAATACGTTACCGGCCTGAAAGTGCTGGAGGTGTGCGCCGATCTGCAAACGTACGTGGAGGGACGCCTGGTGGACGACGACGGGGCATCCCTGCTGCGAATGGAAAAGGGAGTTACCGGAGTATTGATGGCTACCCAGATCGCCACCGGCGAAGCGAACAATATCCGTCTTCGTGTGTATGGCGATAAAGGCGGATTGGAGTGGAGACAGATGGATTCGAACAGGTTGACCCTGAGGTGGGGGGATAAGCCCGCTGAAGAGCTGTATATGGGTAATAATGAATTTATAAGCAAACTGGCTAAATGGAATACCCGCACGCCTGCCGGCCATCCCGAAGGTTTCATTGAAGCCTTTGCCAATATTTACCGCAATTTTGCCCTGGCCGTCATGGCCGCAGAAAGCGGAGACAATCCGGATGAACTGATTACCGACTTCCCTAACGTCTATGACGGGGTAAGGGGAATGCAATTCGTAGAAATGATGGTACAATCAGGGAGCGATAATAATACAAAATGGCAGAAATGGATTGAATAG
- a CDS encoding Gfo/Idh/MocA family oxidoreductase, which produces MKKEDNVTRRSFLKASAVAGAVGVIGTGSAGFLTSCSGGTEKSKGGSVPLKEPGSYYIPDLPDLAADGKELKAGVVGCGGRGSGAAMNFLNAANGLTIVALGDVFQDRVDGLAEKLKNEKNIDIPSDKRFVGLDAYKQVIDSDIDVLIDCTPPFFRAEHFKYAVEKSKHCFLEKPICVDSVGYRTIVAAAKQARAKNLRVVTGTQRHHQRSYVESFKQIMNGAIGEITGGVVYWNQNMLWYRDRQPGWSDFEYMVRDWVNWKWLSGDHIVEQHVHNIDVFTWFSGLKPVSAVGFGSRQRRITGDQYDNFSIDFTMENGVHLHSMCRQIDGCANNVSEFIQGTKGSWSSDGGHVIKDLEGNVIWQYDGEAEKAEFQQTDPYTLEHVNLINCIRGNNPIEQASETAISNMAAIMGRESAYTGQMVTWDAMTAAPLDYTPADLNIGKMEMKGFSVPVPGSDQRK; this is translated from the coding sequence ATGAAAAAAGAGGATAATGTAACTAGAAGATCATTTCTGAAAGCTTCTGCAGTAGCAGGAGCCGTAGGGGTAATCGGCACAGGATCGGCAGGATTTCTAACATCCTGTAGTGGAGGAACTGAAAAAAGCAAAGGTGGCAGTGTTCCTTTAAAAGAACCAGGGAGCTATTATATTCCCGATCTGCCTGATCTGGCCGCTGATGGTAAAGAGCTTAAAGCCGGTGTTGTAGGTTGTGGAGGACGAGGTTCCGGAGCAGCAATGAACTTTTTGAATGCTGCCAACGGTTTAACTATTGTGGCATTAGGTGATGTTTTTCAGGACAGGGTGGACGGACTGGCAGAAAAGCTTAAGAACGAGAAAAATATTGATATACCTTCCGATAAACGATTTGTCGGCCTTGATGCATATAAACAGGTTATAGACAGCGATATTGATGTGCTTATCGACTGTACGCCTCCATTTTTTCGTGCAGAGCATTTCAAATATGCAGTAGAGAAAAGCAAACATTGCTTTCTCGAGAAGCCAATATGTGTAGATTCTGTTGGCTATCGTACAATAGTGGCAGCGGCTAAACAGGCGAGGGCAAAGAACCTTAGGGTTGTTACCGGAACTCAGCGGCACCACCAGCGCAGTTATGTTGAGTCATTCAAACAAATCATGAACGGCGCCATAGGAGAAATTACCGGTGGTGTTGTATATTGGAACCAGAACATGTTGTGGTATCGCGACCGCCAGCCCGGCTGGAGCGATTTTGAATATATGGTGCGCGACTGGGTTAACTGGAAATGGTTGTCTGGCGATCATATTGTGGAACAGCATGTACATAACATCGACGTGTTTACCTGGTTCTCCGGCCTGAAACCTGTCAGTGCAGTCGGTTTCGGATCGCGTCAACGCCGTATAACGGGAGACCAGTACGATAACTTCAGCATCGACTTCACAATGGAGAACGGGGTGCACCTGCACAGTATGTGCCGCCAGATCGATGGCTGTGCCAACAATGTTAGCGAGTTTATCCAGGGAACTAAAGGTTCGTGGTCAAGTGACGGCGGTCATGTTATCAAAGACCTCGAGGGGAACGTTATCTGGCAATACGACGGTGAAGCTGAGAAAGCCGAGTTCCAGCAGACCGATCCATATACACTAGAACATGTGAACCTGATAAACTGCATACGTGGGAACAATCCCATTGAGCAGGCATCAGAGACAGCCATATCGAATATGGCGGCAATCATGGGTCGCGAGTCGGCATATACAGGGCAGATGGTTACCTGGGATGCCATGACTGCGGCACCGCTCGATTATACCCCTGCCGACCTGAATATCGGTAAAATGGAAATGAAGGGGTTCTCGGTTCCTGTACCGGGAAGTGATCAGAGGAAATAA
- a CDS encoding ATP-binding protein, whose amino-acid sequence MKFVNRIEEQERLSASINSQSPSFVVVYGRRRIGKSTLIKKVLSPADVYYMADQTERAHQIELLAKEIGMRFEGFDRAIYPDWEALFDGLNHRATNRFTLCLDEFPYLAKSSPELPSLLQKIIDAKTLKYNIIICGSSQQLMQGLALDSTSPLYGRANQVLKILPIGITYLHELLDGTPIGTVEEYSVWGGVPRYWEIRLQSNSLQESIRYNLLNAQGTLYEEPYRLFIDDMRDIVQASTLLSLIGNGANRISEIAARANKPATSLSGPLDRLITLGYIEREIPHGDNPKKSKKGLYKVADPFMNFYFRFVVPNRSLIELGRTDVVMEEISARFNSYVSWHWENLCRKAISGQVFKGKRYGLASRWWGSISRDEQMEFDVVSESTDGKSLLVGECKWSDNENTEYLFKTIKEKVQKTHLVKNKEVIPVLFLKSNKKSGENIFTPEQIFELLK is encoded by the coding sequence ATGAAATTTGTAAACAGAATAGAAGAACAAGAGCGGCTCTCGGCATCTATAAACAGTCAATCTCCATCCTTTGTGGTAGTATATGGAAGACGGCGCATCGGAAAGTCAACGTTGATAAAAAAAGTGCTTTCCCCTGCCGACGTCTATTACATGGCAGATCAAACAGAGCGGGCGCACCAAATTGAATTGTTGGCGAAAGAAATCGGCATGCGGTTTGAAGGTTTTGACCGAGCTATATACCCGGATTGGGAAGCGTTGTTCGATGGATTAAATCATCGGGCAACAAATCGATTTACATTGTGCTTGGATGAATTTCCATATTTAGCAAAAAGTTCGCCCGAACTGCCCTCGCTGCTCCAAAAAATAATTGATGCAAAAACGCTCAAATACAATATTATTATTTGTGGTTCATCACAACAGTTAATGCAAGGATTGGCACTTGACAGCACATCGCCTCTTTATGGGCGTGCCAATCAAGTTCTAAAGATCTTACCCATCGGTATTACATATCTTCATGAGTTATTGGATGGTACGCCCATTGGAACTGTTGAAGAATATTCCGTGTGGGGCGGCGTACCAAGATATTGGGAAATCCGCTTACAAAGCAACTCGTTGCAGGAATCAATAAGGTATAATCTGCTCAATGCGCAAGGCACGTTATATGAGGAGCCTTACCGGTTATTTATCGACGATATGCGCGATATTGTACAAGCATCTACACTGCTGTCACTTATCGGAAACGGCGCAAACCGGATTTCAGAAATTGCCGCAAGGGCAAATAAGCCTGCCACAAGCCTTTCCGGGCCGTTAGACAGGTTGATTACACTGGGCTATATTGAACGTGAAATACCACACGGAGACAATCCCAAAAAAAGCAAAAAAGGACTCTACAAAGTAGCTGACCCATTTATGAATTTTTATTTCCGATTTGTTGTTCCCAACCGTTCGTTAATTGAATTGGGACGTACCGATGTCGTGATGGAAGAGATTTCGGCACGTTTTAACAGTTATGTATCTTGGCATTGGGAAAACCTTTGCCGTAAAGCAATCAGCGGACAAGTATTCAAAGGAAAACGCTACGGATTGGCATCACGATGGTGGGGAAGCATTTCACGCGATGAACAAATGGAATTTGACGTAGTTTCCGAATCAACCGATGGCAAAAGTCTGCTCGTGGGAGAATGCAAGTGGTCGGACAATGAGAATACCGAATATCTGTTTAAAACCATCAAAGAGAAAGTACAGAAAACCCATTTAGTCAAAAATAAAGAGGTTATTCCTGTGCTTTTCCTGAAAAGCAACAAAAAATCAGGTGAGAATATTTTCACACCCGAGCAGATTTTTGAATTGCTTAAATGA
- the gdhA gene encoding NADP-specific glutamate dehydrogenase: MKVNDIMTKLEAKHPGESEYLQAVREVLISIEDVYNQHPEFEKAGIIERIVEPDRVFTFSVPWVDDNGKVHVNIGYRVQFNGAIGPYKGGIRFHPSVTLSSLKFLGFEQTFKNALTTLPMGGGKGGADFSPKGRSQSEIMRFCQSFVMELWRNIGPDTDVPAGDIGVGAREVGYMYGMYKKLAREHTGTFTGKGMSFGGSRLRPEATGYGALYFVEKMCATHNISLKGKTVAVSGFGNVAWGAVKKATELGAKVVAISGPDGYIYDRDGVNTPAKIEFMLELRNSGNDIVAPYADEFSGATFYPGKKPWERKVDIALPCAIQNELNLEDAKRLKDNGVTIVAEVSNMGCTAEAVEFFLENQMLFAPGKAVNAGGVACSGLEMTQNAMHISWSNEEVDRWLHQIMSDIHEQCIFHGKNGKYINYVKGANIAGFMKVADAMLSQGVV; this comes from the coding sequence ATGAAAGTAAATGACATAATGACAAAACTTGAGGCGAAACATCCGGGCGAGTCAGAGTACCTTCAAGCCGTGAGAGAAGTATTGATATCTATTGAGGATGTGTATAACCAGCATCCTGAATTTGAAAAAGCGGGCATTATTGAACGTATCGTGGAACCCGACAGGGTGTTTACATTCAGTGTGCCCTGGGTGGACGATAACGGTAAAGTTCATGTTAATATCGGATATCGTGTACAGTTTAACGGAGCCATAGGCCCGTATAAGGGTGGTATTCGTTTTCACCCCTCAGTTACACTTTCTTCACTGAAATTTTTGGGATTTGAACAGACCTTCAAGAATGCACTTACCACGTTACCAATGGGCGGCGGCAAGGGTGGGGCGGACTTTTCTCCAAAAGGGCGTTCACAATCTGAGATCATGCGTTTTTGCCAGTCTTTTGTGATGGAGTTGTGGCGCAATATCGGCCCTGACACCGATGTCCCTGCGGGAGATATCGGCGTTGGAGCGCGTGAAGTGGGCTACATGTATGGCATGTATAAAAAGCTGGCAAGGGAACATACCGGCACCTTTACCGGAAAGGGGATGTCGTTTGGTGGTTCGCGATTACGTCCGGAAGCTACGGGATATGGGGCTCTCTATTTTGTAGAGAAGATGTGTGCTACCCACAACATCAGCTTGAAAGGGAAGACCGTTGCAGTGTCAGGCTTTGGAAATGTAGCATGGGGTGCCGTGAAAAAGGCAACTGAGCTGGGTGCCAAAGTCGTGGCTATCTCCGGCCCAGACGGTTATATCTACGATAGAGATGGAGTTAATACACCTGCGAAGATTGAATTCATGCTTGAGCTACGCAATTCAGGAAATGATATTGTGGCTCCATATGCCGATGAGTTTTCCGGTGCAACATTCTATCCCGGCAAAAAGCCATGGGAACGTAAAGTAGATATCGCTCTGCCTTGTGCTATTCAGAACGAGTTGAATCTGGAAGATGCAAAACGTTTGAAAGATAATGGTGTTACTATTGTTGCAGAGGTCTCGAATATGGGTTGTACTGCCGAGGCGGTAGAATTCTTTCTTGAGAATCAAATGCTTTTTGCACCCGGGAAAGCAGTTAATGCGGGTGGTGTGGCATGTTCGGGGCTTGAGATGACTCAGAATGCCATGCATATCTCATGGAGCAACGAGGAGGTGGACCGATGGTTACACCAGATAATGAGCGATATCCATGAACAGTGCATATTCCACGGGAAAAACGGGAAATATATAAACTATGTGAAAGGTGCTAATATTGCCGGTTTTATGAAAGTGGCCGATGCCATGTTATCACAGGGTGTAGTATAA
- the trmB gene encoding tRNA (guanosine(46)-N7)-methyltransferase TrmB, translating to MAKNKLAKFADMATYSNVFQYPFEVLRDEGFPLKGEWYTYFGNKNPIVLELGCGKGEYTVELARKFAARNFIGIDIKGARMWKGATCALEENLTNAAFIRTHIELISYFFSENEVSEIWITFPDPQMKKVNKRLTSTRFMKEYSSVLNEGGIIHLKTDSNFLYTYTKAMIKENGLELLFETDDLYHSGLNNDILEIQTFYEQQWLSRGLNIKYIRFECPKDREWSEPDVEIEKDEYRSFGRNARL from the coding sequence ATGGCAAAAAATAAACTGGCCAAATTTGCAGACATGGCCACTTATAGTAATGTATTTCAATACCCCTTCGAGGTGTTGAGAGATGAAGGTTTCCCCCTTAAGGGAGAGTGGTACACCTACTTTGGCAACAAAAATCCAATAGTCCTTGAGCTGGGCTGTGGCAAAGGTGAATATACAGTAGAGCTGGCACGTAAGTTCGCGGCAAGGAACTTTATCGGGATCGATATCAAAGGTGCCAGAATGTGGAAAGGTGCTACTTGTGCTCTGGAAGAAAACCTCACAAATGCGGCTTTTATCCGTACCCATATTGAGTTGATAAGTTACTTTTTCAGCGAGAACGAGGTCTCGGAGATATGGATCACTTTTCCCGACCCTCAGATGAAAAAGGTTAACAAACGACTTACCTCAACCCGATTTATGAAGGAATACAGCAGTGTATTAAATGAAGGCGGTATTATTCACCTGAAGACGGACAGCAATTTTTTATACACCTATACCAAGGCGATGATTAAAGAGAACGGTCTTGAACTTCTTTTCGAAACGGACGATCTGTACCATTCAGGCCTAAACAATGATATTCTGGAAATTCAGACTTTCTATGAACAACAATGGCTATCGCGCGGTTTAAACATCAAATATATCAGGTTCGAATGCCCTAAAGACCGGGAATGGAGTGAACCTGATGTTGAAATTGAAAAAGATGAGTATCGCAGTTTCGGCCGCAACGCCCGATTATAA
- a CDS encoding Mrp/NBP35 family ATP-binding protein, whose translation MTIYPQLIIDALKNVRYPGTGQDIVSAGMVEDNIRIEGMKVSFSLITEKAHDPFIKSVVKMAEQAILTYAGKDIDIKGNISVKSKQPPRPDLPDLLPGVKNIIAVASGKGGVGKSTVCTNLAVALAQKGYKVGLLDADIFGPSVPKMFGVEDAGPMLEKRDGRDLIVPVENYGVKMLSIGFFVNKGDAVVWRGAMASNALKQLIGDADWGELDYFLIDFPPGTSDIHLTLVQTVPITGAVIVSTPQEVALADARKGISMFTGDKVNVPILGLVENMSWFTPAELPENRYYIFGKEGCKRLAEEQGYALLGQIPIVQSIREGGDDGQPVALHSDSITGIAFSELADNLVQAVEKRNRELPKTGIVEITRK comes from the coding sequence ATGACAATATATCCTCAACTCATTATTGATGCACTGAAAAATGTGCGTTACCCGGGCACGGGACAGGACATTGTTTCTGCCGGGATGGTGGAAGACAACATCCGCATTGAAGGCATGAAAGTGAGCTTCTCGCTCATCACAGAGAAAGCACACGACCCATTTATTAAATCGGTAGTAAAAATGGCTGAACAAGCCATCCTTACATATGCCGGCAAAGACATCGACATAAAGGGAAACATATCCGTGAAATCAAAGCAGCCACCACGTCCGGACTTGCCTGACTTGTTGCCGGGCGTGAAAAATATTATTGCAGTCGCCTCAGGTAAAGGAGGAGTCGGAAAAAGTACGGTATGCACAAACCTTGCAGTGGCTCTGGCTCAGAAAGGATATAAGGTAGGACTGCTTGATGCCGATATTTTTGGGCCCTCAGTACCAAAGATGTTCGGAGTGGAGGATGCCGGTCCCATGCTGGAGAAAAGGGATGGGCGCGATTTGATTGTCCCCGTTGAAAATTACGGAGTTAAGATGCTTTCTATCGGATTCTTTGTAAATAAGGGAGATGCGGTTGTATGGCGCGGAGCGATGGCAAGCAATGCGCTTAAGCAGCTCATTGGTGATGCGGACTGGGGAGAGCTGGACTATTTTCTAATAGATTTTCCTCCAGGAACAAGCGATATACATCTCACCCTCGTACAAACGGTACCTATTACAGGTGCTGTTATTGTGAGTACACCGCAAGAGGTGGCACTGGCCGATGCCCGCAAGGGTATCAGCATGTTCACCGGCGACAAGGTGAACGTGCCAATTCTTGGGTTAGTGGAAAATATGTCATGGTTCACTCCGGCAGAACTACCGGAAAACCGCTATTATATTTTCGGGAAAGAGGGCTGTAAACGGCTGGCCGAAGAGCAGGGTTATGCACTGTTAGGCCAGATCCCCATCGTCCAGAGCATAAGAGAGGGAGGCGATGATGGCCAACCAGTAGCATTGCACAGCGACAGTATCACAGGGATTGCTTTCTCCGAACTGGCTGACAATCTGGTGCAAGCTGTAGAGAAGAGAAACAGGGAGCTCCCTAAAACAGGGATAGTAGAGATAACGCGAAAATAA
- a CDS encoding NUDIX hydrolase, with protein MKHPLEQFRFCPRCGSKRFIENNEKSKKCFDCCFVYYFNSSAAVVAVIENKQDEILVARRAKDPAKGTLDLPGGFIDMHETAEEAIAREVNEETGLFVTSQQYLFSIPNIYVYSDFEVQTVDLFFRCNMKDFNGLKAQDDVSELLFIKLKDLEPADFGLLSIRKGVEKLRSERKRGTSDNVQHSISR; from the coding sequence ATGAAACATCCACTTGAGCAATTCCGGTTTTGTCCCAGGTGCGGTTCAAAACGGTTTATCGAAAACAATGAAAAGTCGAAGAAGTGCTTCGATTGCTGTTTTGTATATTATTTCAACTCATCGGCAGCAGTGGTGGCGGTTATAGAAAATAAGCAGGACGAAATACTGGTAGCACGCAGGGCAAAAGATCCGGCTAAAGGAACGCTTGACCTCCCCGGAGGTTTCATCGATATGCATGAAACGGCAGAAGAGGCTATTGCCCGTGAAGTGAACGAAGAGACCGGCCTATTTGTTACTTCTCAACAATACCTTTTTTCCATTCCGAATATTTACGTATATTCGGACTTTGAAGTGCAAACCGTAGACCTCTTTTTTAGATGTAACATGAAAGATTTCAACGGATTAAAAGCACAGGATGATGTTTCGGAACTACTGTTCATAAAGTTAAAAGATTTAGAACCCGCTGATTTTGGGCTCCTGTCTATTCGAAAAGGAGTTGAAAAATTGCGGTCAGAAAGGAAAAGAGGTACATCTGACAATGTACAGCATAGCATATCACGGTAA
- a CDS encoding tetratricopeptide repeat protein has translation MKKIILLFTLALVTQFSMAQKTVYHTHPEVLFNQGKEMFLEGNWVGAQELLTGFATLSNDSYLKEEAAYMVAISSFHRGNKTSGNILKEFLTKYPETIHRHQVNFLIGSYYYDKRDWETAGIWFGLTDLDYLTLTEQEDYSFRSGYTQLQSGNKEEARRYFGLLSQNSNKYRDAANFYLGYIEYINRDYSGALRRFERLKNNPEYQEEVAFYTAQATFFDGEINDAIKLSEAFVSRYPSSEHVSEMYRVLGNSYYRQGQPSRAITFYEKYIAGNNRPLRGDAYFMGLSYSDTGKYNDAVNMFQQAVGEPDALSQNAQLQLGHTYLKMNQKQQAQMAFEAATRDNYDPQVRETALFNYALLAHETNFSVFSESITLFENFLSEYPNSQYISQVNNILAETFLTTKDYTAAINAINRIKNPGRRIMEAKQMVLFQLGAQEFINGNMNQAVQHFNNSISLGNYDVKARNSAYYWRGEAYYRIGNYSNAVNDFRQFTQNAISSDENYALGWYGMGYALFKQQQYIQAANAFMQYISAENNRNRPEYADAMNRVGDSHYFNRNFSEAERYYGQAATANPDIADYASYQRAFVMGLQRNYQGKIEALDNLIRRYPNSQYYDDALYEKSRALTMLNRENEAITVLHKLVTDYPKSPIAGQGGVQLGQLYYNSGNYQQSIAAYKNVISNFPGSDDARNALVSLETVYREINDIDSYVRYANSLPGGMRITPSRQDSLTYLAAENVYMRGNRTDAELAMTRYLQSYPNGAYSSDANYYLGVIADEKGDKQQALTHFRKVIDASNVKFLDNALIYTSQTEYKNGNLRQALADYSRLANSARNATNKQIGQMGVIRAQSQLGGYHEAVRAATELLAGNNLSAETVTEARYLRGKAYQQINETDNAMADFQFIAKDTRSIYGAEAQFIIADTYYRWKSYDRAEAQVKKFMQKSTPHQYWMARALIVLSDTYMAKGDRFQALQYLESLRTNYKGGEADISQMIDERLK, from the coding sequence ATGAAAAAAATCATCTTACTATTCACCCTTGCACTTGTCACTCAGTTTTCAATGGCACAAAAAACAGTGTACCACACGCATCCGGAAGTACTGTTCAACCAGGGTAAAGAGATGTTTCTCGAGGGTAATTGGGTAGGCGCGCAAGAGCTGCTGACCGGGTTTGCCACATTAAGCAACGATTCATACCTGAAAGAAGAAGCAGCATATATGGTTGCCATATCGTCGTTCCACCGCGGAAACAAAACCAGCGGAAACATACTGAAAGAATTTCTAACGAAATACCCTGAAACCATACATCGACATCAGGTAAATTTTCTTATCGGATCGTATTATTACGATAAGAGAGATTGGGAAACAGCCGGAATATGGTTCGGACTTACCGATCTTGATTATCTGACTCTCACGGAACAGGAAGATTACAGCTTCCGTTCCGGATACACACAGTTGCAGTCGGGAAACAAAGAAGAGGCCAGGCGATATTTCGGATTGCTGTCACAAAACAGCAACAAATATAGGGATGCAGCCAATTTTTATCTCGGTTATATCGAATATATCAACAGAGACTATTCAGGAGCTTTGCGCCGTTTTGAGCGATTAAAAAATAATCCGGAATATCAGGAAGAGGTGGCCTTCTATACTGCTCAGGCTACCTTTTTCGATGGTGAGATTAACGATGCCATCAAGCTGTCGGAAGCTTTTGTTAGCAGATATCCGTCAAGTGAACATGTTTCTGAGATGTACCGTGTATTAGGCAATAGTTATTACAGACAGGGACAGCCATCCAGAGCCATTACTTTTTACGAGAAGTATATTGCCGGCAACAACAGACCACTCAGGGGCGATGCCTATTTTATGGGATTATCCTATTCCGATACCGGTAAATACAACGATGCGGTAAATATGTTCCAGCAAGCTGTAGGTGAGCCAGACGCTCTTTCACAAAATGCGCAGCTTCAACTTGGACACACTTATCTAAAAATGAATCAGAAACAGCAGGCCCAGATGGCTTTCGAGGCAGCTACACGCGACAATTATGACCCTCAGGTGCGTGAGACGGCTCTCTTCAACTATGCCCTGCTGGCACATGAAACCAACTTTTCGGTATTCAGCGAATCCATCACTCTGTTCGAGAATTTCCTCAGCGAATACCCCAACTCACAGTATATCAGCCAGGTGAATAATATACTTGCAGAAACATTTCTCACAACAAAGGACTACACGGCAGCCATTAACGCCATCAACCGCATCAAGAACCCCGGGCGCCGTATCATGGAAGCGAAACAGATGGTTCTCTTCCAGCTGGGAGCACAAGAGTTTATCAACGGAAATATGAACCAGGCAGTACAGCATTTCAACAACAGCATTAGCTTAGGCAACTACGATGTTAAAGCGCGTAACAGCGCATATTACTGGCGCGGAGAAGCATATTACCGGATAGGAAATTACAGCAACGCGGTAAACGACTTCCGGCAATTTACGCAGAATGCAATATCATCAGACGAGAACTATGCTTTAGGGTGGTACGGTATGGGTTATGCTCTCTTCAAACAACAACAGTACATTCAGGCGGCAAATGCTTTTATGCAATATATCTCTGCCGAAAACAACCGCAACAGGCCAGAGTATGCCGACGCAATGAATCGTGTGGGTGACAGTCACTATTTTAACCGCAATTTCAGTGAAGCAGAACGCTATTACGGACAGGCTGCAACTGCAAACCCCGATATTGCTGATTATGCTTCATATCAGCGTGCTTTTGTAATGGGACTGCAACGCAACTACCAGGGAAAAATTGAAGCTCTGGACAACCTTATACGCCGCTATCCCAACTCACAGTATTACGATGATGCGCTATATGAAAAAAGTCGCGCCCTTACCATGCTTAACAGGGAGAACGAAGCCATAACTGTATTACATAAACTGGTTACCGATTACCCAAAAAGCCCGATCGCCGGACAAGGAGGGGTGCAACTGGGGCAACTGTATTACAATAGCGGCAATTATCAGCAAAGCATAGCCGCCTACAAAAATGTGATATCTAATTTCCCGGGTTCAGATGATGCACGTAATGCACTGGTCTCACTGGAGACGGTCTATCGTGAAATAAACGATATTGACTCATACGTAAGATATGCGAACTCGCTTCCGGGTGGAATGCGTATCACTCCCTCACGCCAGGATTCCCTCACCTACCTCGCTGCCGAAAATGTATATATGCGGGGCAACCGTACAGATGCAGAACTGGCAATGACCCGGTATCTGCAGTCTTATCCTAACGGAGCATACAGCAGCGATGCCAATTATTACCTCGGGGTGATTGCCGACGAAAAGGGGGACAAGCAACAGGCATTGACTCATTTCCGAAAAGTAATTGATGCAAGCAATGTGAAATTTCTCGACAATGCACTTATTTACACATCTCAGACAGAGTATAAGAACGGCAATTTACGTCAGGCGCTTGCAGACTATTCAAGGTTAGCTAATTCAGCCAGGAATGCTACAAACAAACAAATTGGGCAAATGGGCGTTATACGCGCTCAATCGCAACTGGGAGGCTATCACGAAGCAGTTCGTGCAGCAACAGAATTGCTTGCCGGAAATAATCTCTCAGCAGAAACGGTTACCGAAGCAAGATATCTGCGGGGAAAAGCATATCAGCAGATAAATGAAACAGACAATGCAATGGCCGACTTCCAGTTCATTGCAAAGGATACGCGCAGTATCTATGGCGCCGAAGCTCAGTTTATCATTGCAGACACTTATTACCGCTGGAAGTCGTATGACCGGGCAGAAGCACAGGTGAAAAAGTTTATGCAGAAAAGCACTCCGCATCAATACTGGATGGCCCGTGCTCTTATTGTTCTGTCGGACACCTATATGGCCAAAGGAGATAGGTTCCAGGCACTTCAGTACCTTGAGAGCTTAAGAACCAATTATAAGGGTGGTGAGGCTGATATCAGTCAAATGATAGATGAGAGACTTAAATAA